A genomic window from Streptomyces sp. NBC_01298 includes:
- a CDS encoding NAD(P)/FAD-dependent oxidoreductase, which yields MSSTQFGFSDDFDVIVIGGGPAGATTAALLAKRGHRVLVLDRERFPRYHVGESLIPGVMVPMEELGLVERMEAKGFERKYGGTLVWGNNEVPWNFSFTTGGRIEYAYHTRRADLDALILDRARELGAFVVEDATVKDTIEEDGRVVGIRYALRGLNGTQEARARLIVDASGQARVLGRKYSEINWNDQLRNVAVWTYFDNCHRLPGKEWSNILIEGTKDGWFWGIPIDKGVFSVGYVTRSALASESDQSLEDLFQAEIQNTSKLKDLLRDATPAAGYRSARDWSYTNENFHGNGWVLVGDAAAFVDPLFSTGVALATLAASTLSKVLDKILKHPEIEEKALDRYSTAYQDFFHDIRRFVEGFYDRSKSKGFYFNMAQDMIDPDKKDDAEVDFVKLISGLSGREGGLFELNVDDLIEGADVTADVTAEVTGG from the coding sequence ATGTCGTCCACTCAATTCGGGTTTTCTGACGATTTCGACGTCATCGTCATCGGCGGCGGACCCGCCGGTGCGACTACCGCCGCGCTGCTCGCCAAGCGCGGACACCGTGTTCTCGTGCTCGACCGTGAACGATTCCCTCGGTACCACGTCGGCGAGTCCCTGATTCCCGGCGTGATGGTTCCCATGGAGGAGCTCGGCCTGGTGGAGCGCATGGAGGCCAAGGGCTTCGAGCGCAAGTACGGCGGCACCCTGGTGTGGGGCAACAACGAGGTTCCGTGGAACTTCTCGTTCACCACCGGCGGCCGCATCGAGTACGCGTACCACACGCGCCGTGCCGACCTGGACGCGCTGATCCTGGACCGGGCGCGTGAACTCGGCGCCTTCGTCGTGGAGGACGCGACGGTAAAGGACACCATCGAGGAGGACGGCCGCGTCGTCGGCATCCGCTACGCGCTGCGCGGTCTGAACGGGACCCAGGAAGCACGGGCCCGGCTGATCGTGGACGCTTCGGGGCAGGCTCGGGTGCTGGGCCGCAAGTACTCCGAGATCAACTGGAACGACCAGCTGCGCAACGTGGCGGTGTGGACGTACTTCGACAACTGCCACCGCCTCCCGGGCAAGGAGTGGAGCAACATCCTCATCGAGGGGACCAAGGACGGCTGGTTCTGGGGCATCCCGATCGACAAGGGTGTCTTCAGCGTCGGCTACGTGACGCGTTCCGCGCTCGCGTCCGAGTCCGACCAGTCCCTGGAGGACCTCTTCCAGGCCGAGATCCAGAACACGTCCAAGCTGAAGGACCTGCTGCGGGATGCCACCCCGGCCGCGGGCTACCGTTCGGCGCGCGACTGGTCCTACACCAACGAGAACTTCCACGGCAACGGCTGGGTCCTGGTCGGCGACGCCGCCGCCTTCGTCGACCCGCTGTTCTCGACCGGGGTGGCGCTCGCCACGCTGGCGGCCAGCACGCTGTCCAAGGTGCTCGACAAGATCCTCAAGCACCCGGAGATCGAGGAGAAGGCCCTCGACCGCTACTCGACGGCGTACCAGGACTTCTTCCACGACATCCGTCGGTTCGTCGAGGGGTTCTACGACCGCTCGAAGAGCAAGGGCTTCTACTTCAACATGGCCCAGGACATGATCGACCCCGACAAGAAGGACGATGCCGAGGTCGACTTCGTCAAGCTGATCTCGGGTCTGAGCGGGCGCGAGGGTGGCCTGTTCGAGCTGAACGTCGACGACCTCATCGAGGGCGCCGACGTCACGGCCGACGTCACGGCGGAGGTCACCGGCGGCTGA
- a CDS encoding DoxX family protein yields MRTYRRVAGFIEGLGASFGITALRISIGIIYLWFGVPKFFPGLSPAEPLAAETVERLTFGIIEGTLATVLTGALEAVIGLLLVSGKLPRLTIMVLLAHMAGTFTPLFMFPRETWESFFIGTLEGQYILKNLVIVSGALAIAGHTKKRKRPAPAVEPVAGATGLTVFEARRGRPRSTSEREPVTAPERAS; encoded by the coding sequence ATGCGGACGTACAGGCGTGTTGCTGGCTTCATCGAGGGTCTGGGAGCCTCGTTCGGAATTACGGCACTCCGGATCTCCATAGGAATCATCTACCTGTGGTTCGGAGTGCCGAAGTTCTTTCCGGGGCTGAGCCCGGCGGAACCGCTGGCCGCCGAGACCGTGGAGCGGCTCACATTCGGGATCATCGAAGGAACGCTCGCGACGGTCCTGACCGGAGCGCTGGAGGCGGTGATCGGACTGCTTCTCGTCAGCGGGAAGCTGCCCAGGCTGACGATCATGGTCCTCCTCGCGCACATGGCGGGCACCTTCACGCCCCTGTTCATGTTCCCGCGGGAGACCTGGGAGTCCTTCTTCATCGGCACCCTCGAGGGCCAGTACATCCTCAAGAACCTGGTGATCGTGTCGGGCGCGCTGGCGATCGCCGGCCACACCAAGAAGCGGAAGCGCCCGGCCCCGGCCGTGGAGCCGGTGGCCGGCGCGACGGGTCTCACGGTCTTCGAGGCCAGGCGGGGGCGGCCGCGGTCCACGAGCGAGCGCGAGCCCGTCACAGCGCCGGAGCGGGCGAGCTGA
- a CDS encoding aromatic prenyltransferase: MASAGMEGLYSAIEETAGLLDISPSREKVEPILSAYDLDKVVVAFRVTTRGSEDLDCRFTALPGDVNPYLYAVSQGIAEATDHPVGKLLEEVQEHIPVTAHGVDFGVVGGFKKTWTFLPADNLQKLSKVAALPSMPRSLAENLDFYTRYGLDDKNSMIGIDYPSRTVNVYFLQFPAECREPETVRAMLSDLGLPEPSERMLELARQAVGIYTTLDWESSKIQRITFATMVPDARALSGRVAVDPVVEDFAGKVSHTYPGAVQGLYNVASYAGGEYFKLQTYYQLSEGSLEARILLGPAPAGH, translated from the coding sequence ATGGCCAGCGCAGGCATGGAAGGTCTTTACAGCGCCATCGAGGAAACAGCCGGGCTGCTGGACATATCCCCCTCGCGCGAAAAGGTCGAGCCCATCCTGTCCGCGTACGACCTGGACAAGGTCGTCGTCGCCTTCCGGGTGACCACGCGCGGCTCGGAGGACCTCGACTGCCGCTTCACGGCGCTGCCCGGGGACGTCAACCCGTACCTGTACGCGGTGTCCCAGGGCATCGCCGAGGCGACGGACCATCCGGTGGGCAAGCTGCTCGAGGAGGTCCAGGAGCACATCCCGGTGACCGCCCACGGCGTCGACTTCGGAGTCGTCGGAGGCTTCAAGAAGACGTGGACGTTCCTCCCGGCCGACAACCTGCAGAAGCTGTCCAAGGTCGCCGCGCTGCCGTCCATGCCGCGCAGCCTCGCCGAGAACCTGGACTTCTACACGCGCTACGGCCTCGACGACAAGAACAGCATGATCGGGATCGACTACCCGAGCCGCACGGTGAACGTCTACTTCCTGCAGTTCCCCGCCGAGTGCCGCGAACCCGAGACCGTGCGCGCGATGCTGAGCGACCTGGGCCTGCCCGAACCGAGCGAGCGCATGCTCGAGCTCGCCCGGCAGGCGGTCGGCATCTACACCACCCTGGACTGGGAGTCCTCGAAGATCCAGCGGATCACCTTCGCCACCATGGTCCCGGACGCCCGCGCCCTGTCCGGCCGCGTCGCCGTCGATCCGGTCGTCGAGGATTTCGCCGGCAAGGTCTCCCACACCTACCCCGGAGCGGTCCAGGGCCTCTACAACGTGGCCTCCTACGCCGGCGGCGAGTACTTCAAGCTGCAGACGTACTACCAGCTGTCCGAGGGTTCCCTGGAAGCCAGGATCCTTCTCGGCCCCGCACCCGCGGGCCACTGA
- a CDS encoding aromatic prenyltransferase, producing MSEGVSAQELYSAIEQTARLVDAPFSREKVWPILSAFEGGFSEDGGVVLSLQADEEVAEVEYSIQVSPGIEDPYAHALAHGLFKETDHPVRALLEQVVKLAPTSEHYIDCGIVGGFKKIYANFPHAPQKVAELAELPAMPRAVAGNLEFFARYGLEDVALVGADCKNRTVNLYFQLPPGIAGELEPQTVEDMLRETGMSEPSEEMLAYAGKAFRVYVTLSWDHAEILRISFSPQPRRSVDLAELPARLIPRIAEFMRATPHKYTGALINATAAKWSHEKEFLDLASYYQVSPLHLKAIEAQE from the coding sequence ATGTCCGAAGGTGTTTCGGCACAGGAGCTGTATTCGGCTATCGAGCAGACCGCTCGACTGGTCGATGCTCCCTTTTCGCGTGAAAAGGTCTGGCCGATCCTCTCGGCATTCGAGGGTGGATTCTCGGAGGACGGCGGCGTCGTTCTCAGCCTCCAGGCCGACGAGGAGGTCGCCGAGGTCGAGTACTCGATCCAGGTTTCACCGGGAATCGAGGACCCCTATGCCCACGCCCTGGCGCACGGCCTCTTCAAAGAGACGGACCATCCCGTCCGCGCACTTCTCGAACAGGTAGTCAAGCTGGCCCCCACCAGTGAGCACTACATCGACTGCGGAATCGTCGGCGGATTCAAGAAGATCTACGCGAACTTCCCGCACGCCCCGCAGAAGGTGGCAGAGCTCGCCGAGCTTCCCGCCATGCCGCGTGCGGTGGCAGGGAACCTGGAGTTCTTCGCCCGCTACGGTCTCGAAGACGTGGCCCTGGTCGGAGCGGACTGCAAGAACCGCACGGTGAACCTGTACTTCCAGCTCCCCCCGGGCATCGCCGGCGAACTGGAGCCGCAGACCGTGGAGGACATGCTCCGCGAAACCGGGATGAGCGAGCCGAGCGAGGAGATGCTGGCGTACGCCGGCAAGGCCTTCCGGGTGTACGTCACCCTCAGCTGGGACCACGCGGAGATCCTTCGGATCTCCTTCTCGCCGCAGCCGCGCCGCAGCGTCGATCTGGCCGAGCTGCCGGCCCGGCTGATCCCGCGGATCGCCGAGTTCATGCGGGCCACCCCCCACAAGTACACCGGGGCCCTGATCAACGCCACGGCGGCCAAGTGGTCGCACGAGAAGGAGTTCCTCGACCTCGCGTCGTACTACCAGGTCTCCCCCCTGCACTTGAAGGCCATCGAAGCACAGGAATGA
- a CDS encoding vanadium-dependent haloperoxidase, with amino-acid sequence MTTSGRAQQIPFDFDNGNFIRDLITTHGGGGYPPADAMAPADVASYTWLTHLLQTSWFDALAPYHPTAVGICSRIPRRPAEESATNRNKNIAGLYALFQVVKAVFEERTPVLRQALTALGLDPDDESADLTTAVGIGNTAGKSVVASRLHDGMNVLGDKGRAYNGLPYEDYTGYRSVNTADELSDPSRWQPATEPHRRRIDGGPGDKGVFTAQRFATPQLGLVTPQTYKDPSEFELEAPGHLDHTDAEAYKAAVDEVLAASANLTDEQKVKAEFFEHTPLSVTLSPRAAAVAHDLDLDGWVQLFLVTSVARFDSLIAAWHHKREHDAVRPFSAVRHVYGSDPVTAWGGPGKGTVDDIPGDEWTGYLPVANHPEYPSGFTTLTAAQAQAARSFLGDDVLGWTHTFPAGSAQKEPGAVPATDLELTWSTWTDFEEDCARSRVWAGAHFAKTVEASARFGAQFGNLAHEFVQRHVTGDVEN; translated from the coding sequence GTGACGACTTCCGGTCGCGCCCAGCAGATACCCTTCGACTTCGACAACGGCAATTTCATCCGGGACCTGATCACCACCCACGGCGGCGGCGGCTACCCGCCGGCGGACGCCATGGCCCCGGCTGACGTCGCCAGCTACACCTGGCTCACCCACCTGCTCCAGACCTCGTGGTTCGACGCGCTGGCCCCCTACCACCCGACGGCGGTCGGCATCTGCTCGCGCATCCCGCGCCGTCCGGCGGAGGAGTCCGCGACGAACCGGAACAAGAACATCGCCGGTCTCTACGCCCTGTTCCAGGTCGTGAAGGCGGTCTTCGAGGAGCGGACGCCGGTGCTGCGCCAGGCGCTGACCGCGCTCGGCCTGGATCCCGACGACGAGTCCGCGGACCTGACCACCGCGGTCGGCATCGGCAACACGGCCGGGAAGTCGGTCGTCGCGTCCCGCTTGCACGATGGCATGAACGTCCTCGGCGACAAGGGCCGCGCGTACAACGGGCTGCCCTACGAGGACTACACCGGCTACCGCTCCGTCAACACCGCCGACGAGCTGTCCGATCCCTCGCGCTGGCAGCCGGCCACCGAGCCGCACCGCCGCCGCATCGACGGCGGACCCGGCGACAAGGGCGTCTTCACCGCCCAGCGGTTCGCCACGCCGCAGCTCGGGCTGGTCACGCCGCAGACGTACAAGGACCCGTCCGAGTTCGAGCTCGAAGCGCCCGGACACCTGGACCACACGGACGCCGAGGCGTACAAGGCCGCGGTCGACGAGGTCCTGGCGGCGTCGGCCAACCTCACGGACGAGCAGAAGGTGAAGGCGGAGTTCTTCGAGCACACGCCGCTGTCGGTGACCCTGTCGCCGCGTGCCGCCGCCGTGGCCCACGACCTGGACCTGGACGGCTGGGTGCAGCTGTTCCTGGTGACCTCGGTCGCGCGGTTCGACAGCCTGATCGCCGCCTGGCACCACAAGCGCGAGCACGACGCCGTACGACCCTTCAGCGCCGTACGGCACGTGTACGGAAGCGACCCGGTGACGGCGTGGGGCGGGCCCGGCAAGGGCACGGTCGACGACATCCCCGGCGACGAGTGGACCGGCTACCTGCCGGTCGCCAACCACCCCGAGTACCCCTCCGGGTTCACCACCCTGACCGCGGCCCAGGCTCAGGCGGCCCGCAGCTTCCTCGGGGACGACGTCCTGGGCTGGACGCACACCTTCCCCGCCGGCTCGGCGCAGAAGGAGCCGGGCGCCGTCCCGGCCACCGACCTCGAGCTGACCTGGTCCACCTGGACCGACTTCGAAGAGGACTGCGCCCGCAGCCGAGTGTGGGCCGGCGCGCACTTCGCGAAGACCGTCGAAGCGTCCGCTCGGTTCGGCGCGCAGTTCGGAAACCTGGCTCACGAGTTCGTCCAGCGCCACGTCACGGGCGACGTCGAGAACTGA